One genomic window of Burkholderia diffusa includes the following:
- the tgt gene encoding tRNA guanosine(34) transglycosylase Tgt, whose product MTEGSSHDTHAPVQERPANGLEFELLTTDGHARRGRVKLNHGMVETPIFMPVGTYGTVKAIQPRELHEINAQIILGNTFHLWLRPGLDTIDAHGGLHGFMGWNKPILTDSGGFQVFSLGDLRKITEDGVTFASPINGDKLFLSPEVSMQIQKVLNSDIVMQFDECTPYATNGVPTTHKEAADSMRMSLRWAKRSLDEFDRLGNPNALFGIVQGGMFEDLRDESLAGLSELGFHGLAIGGLSVGEPKEDMMRVLRHVGPKLPADKPHYLMGVGTPEDLVEGVANGVDMFDCVMPTRNARNGWLFTRFGDVKIRNATHKNSLKPLDASCTCYTCRNFSRGYLHHLHRVGEILGAQLNTIHNLHYYLQLMSEIRDAIETHTFDAFRQRFAEDRARGVD is encoded by the coding sequence ATGACCGAAGGTTCATCCCACGATACGCACGCTCCCGTGCAGGAGCGCCCCGCCAACGGGCTCGAATTCGAACTGCTGACGACCGACGGCCATGCGCGCCGCGGCCGCGTGAAGCTCAACCACGGCATGGTCGAGACGCCGATCTTCATGCCGGTCGGCACGTACGGCACCGTGAAGGCGATCCAGCCGCGCGAGCTGCACGAGATCAACGCGCAGATCATCCTCGGCAACACGTTCCACCTGTGGCTGCGCCCCGGCCTCGACACGATCGATGCGCACGGCGGCCTGCACGGCTTCATGGGCTGGAACAAGCCGATCCTGACCGACTCGGGCGGCTTCCAGGTGTTCTCGCTCGGCGACCTGCGCAAGATCACCGAGGACGGCGTGACGTTCGCATCGCCGATCAACGGCGACAAGCTGTTCCTGTCGCCGGAAGTGTCGATGCAGATCCAGAAGGTGCTGAACTCGGACATCGTGATGCAGTTCGACGAATGCACGCCGTACGCGACCAACGGCGTGCCGACCACGCACAAGGAAGCGGCCGACTCGATGCGCATGTCGCTGCGCTGGGCGAAGCGCTCGCTGGACGAATTCGACCGGCTCGGCAACCCGAACGCGCTGTTCGGGATCGTCCAGGGCGGGATGTTCGAGGACCTGCGCGACGAGTCGCTCGCGGGCCTGTCGGAGCTCGGTTTCCACGGCCTCGCGATCGGCGGGCTGTCGGTCGGCGAGCCGAAGGAAGACATGATGCGCGTGCTGCGGCACGTCGGCCCGAAGCTGCCGGCCGACAAGCCGCACTACCTGATGGGCGTCGGCACGCCGGAGGATCTGGTCGAGGGCGTCGCGAACGGCGTCGACATGTTCGACTGCGTGATGCCGACCCGCAACGCGCGCAACGGCTGGCTCTTCACGCGCTTCGGCGACGTGAAGATCCGCAACGCGACGCACAAGAATTCGCTGAAGCCGCTCGACGCGAGCTGCACGTGCTACACGTGCCGGAACTTCTCGCGCGGCTACTTGCACCACCTGCACCGCGTAGGCGAAATCCTCGGCGCTCAGCTCAACACGATCCACAACCTGCACTACTACCTGCAGCTGATGAGCGAGATCCGCGACGCGATCGAGACCCATACGTTCGACGCGTTCCGCCAGCGCTTCGCGGAGGATCGCGCGAGAGGGGTCGACTGA
- the yajC gene encoding preprotein translocase subunit YajC, whose amino-acid sequence MPFISNAFAQGAGGAESSLMSFLPLILMFAVLYFIMIRPQMKRQKEHRNMLAAMAKGDEVVTSGGLVGKVTKVSEGYIGVEIAEGTEITVQKAAVTTILPKGTIKSL is encoded by the coding sequence GTGCCGTTCATTTCCAATGCCTTCGCGCAAGGTGCCGGTGGCGCCGAATCGAGCCTGATGAGCTTCCTGCCGCTCATCCTGATGTTCGCGGTGCTGTACTTCATCATGATCCGTCCGCAGATGAAGCGCCAGAAGGAACACCGCAACATGCTCGCGGCCATGGCGAAGGGCGACGAAGTCGTCACGAGCGGCGGCCTCGTCGGCAAGGTGACGAAGGTCTCCGAAGGCTACATCGGCGTCGAAATCGCCGAAGGCACAGAAATCACCGTGCAGAAGGCTGCCGTCACGACCATTCTGCCGAAGGGCACGATCAAGTCGCTGTAA
- a CDS encoding hydrogen peroxide-inducible genes activator, which produces MTLTELKYIVAVARERHFGRAAEACFVSQPTLSVAIKKLEDELNVQIFERGASEVSVTPIGDQIVTQAQRVLEQTFAIKEIAKQGKDPLVGPFRLGVIYTIGPYLLPTLVKQMIQRVPQMPLMLQENYTLKLLELLKQGEIDAAIMALPFPETGLMVRPLYDEPFVVALPAGHPWEKRDEIDAEDLKQETMLLLGNGHCFRDHVLGVCPELMRFSQTADGIQKTFEGSSLETIRHMVASGVGITVLPRMSVAEIGPRANGPDAELLSYVPFNEPVPDRRVVLVWRKSFTRMQAIDAISEAIAACELPGVAKLDMPATMN; this is translated from the coding sequence ATGACCCTGACTGAATTGAAATATATCGTCGCGGTCGCGCGCGAGCGGCATTTCGGTCGCGCGGCCGAAGCATGCTTCGTGAGCCAGCCGACGCTATCGGTGGCGATCAAGAAGCTTGAAGACGAGCTCAACGTGCAGATTTTCGAGCGCGGCGCGAGCGAAGTGAGCGTGACTCCGATCGGCGACCAGATCGTCACGCAGGCGCAGCGCGTGCTCGAGCAGACGTTCGCCATCAAGGAGATCGCGAAGCAGGGCAAGGATCCGCTCGTCGGCCCGTTCCGTCTCGGCGTGATCTATACGATCGGGCCGTACCTGCTGCCGACGCTCGTCAAGCAGATGATCCAGCGCGTGCCGCAGATGCCGCTGATGCTGCAGGAGAACTACACGCTGAAGCTGCTCGAACTGCTGAAGCAGGGCGAGATCGACGCCGCGATCATGGCGCTGCCCTTCCCCGAAACCGGTCTGATGGTGCGGCCGCTGTACGACGAGCCGTTCGTCGTCGCGCTGCCGGCCGGCCATCCGTGGGAGAAGCGCGACGAGATCGATGCCGAGGACCTGAAGCAGGAAACCATGCTGCTGCTCGGTAACGGTCATTGCTTCCGCGATCACGTGCTCGGCGTGTGCCCGGAGCTGATGCGCTTTTCGCAGACGGCCGACGGTATCCAGAAGACCTTCGAAGGCTCGTCGCTCGAAACGATTCGCCATATGGTCGCGAGCGGCGTCGGCATCACGGTGCTGCCGCGGATGTCGGTCGCCGAAATCGGCCCGCGTGCGAACGGTCCCGACGCCGAATTGCTGTCGTACGTGCCGTTCAACGAACCGGTGCCGGATCGTCGCGTCGTGCTGGTGTGGCGCAAGAGCTTCACGCGGATGCAGGCGATCGACGCGATCAGCGAGGCGATCGCCGCGTGCGAACTGCCGGGCGTCGCGAAGCTCGACATGCCGGCCACGATGAATTGA
- the queA gene encoding tRNA preQ1(34) S-adenosylmethionine ribosyltransferase-isomerase QueA: MFTLSDFDFNLPPELIAQTALPDRTASRLLEVDGAVEPARLVDRRFAELPSCIAPGDLLVFNDTKVLKARFFGQKASGGKIEVLIERVTGTHTALAQIRASKSPGAGTTLRLADAFDVTVGERVEPFFTLHFPQPCLTLIEQHGRLPLPPYIEHDADANDETRYQTVYAANPGAVAAPTAGLHFDQPLLEKLDAMGVERATLTLHVGAGTFQPVRVENIAEHRMHSEWYDLPQSLVDKIAATRARGGNVIAVGTTSMRALEAAARSADEAGRSLAAMQAETDIFITPGYRFRVVDRLVTNFHLPKSTLLMLVSAFAGVETIRAAYRHAIDERYRFFSYGDAMLLTRRDTPEAPRR, from the coding sequence ATGTTCACGCTTTCCGATTTCGATTTCAATCTGCCCCCCGAGCTGATTGCGCAAACCGCACTGCCCGACCGCACCGCGAGCCGCCTGCTCGAGGTCGACGGCGCCGTCGAGCCCGCGCGCCTCGTCGACCGCCGCTTCGCCGAGCTGCCGTCGTGCATCGCGCCCGGCGACCTGCTCGTGTTCAACGATACCAAGGTGCTGAAGGCGCGTTTCTTCGGCCAGAAGGCCAGCGGTGGCAAGATCGAGGTGCTGATCGAGCGCGTGACCGGCACGCACACCGCGCTCGCGCAGATCCGCGCGAGCAAGTCGCCGGGCGCCGGCACGACGCTGCGCCTGGCCGACGCGTTCGACGTGACGGTCGGCGAGCGCGTCGAGCCGTTCTTCACGCTGCACTTCCCGCAGCCGTGCCTCACGCTGATCGAGCAGCACGGCCGCCTGCCGCTGCCGCCGTACATCGAGCACGACGCCGACGCGAACGACGAGACGCGCTACCAGACGGTCTACGCTGCCAACCCGGGCGCGGTCGCGGCTCCCACGGCCGGGCTTCATTTCGACCAGCCGCTGCTCGAGAAGCTCGACGCGATGGGCGTCGAGCGCGCGACGCTGACGCTGCACGTGGGCGCCGGGACGTTCCAGCCGGTGCGCGTCGAGAACATCGCCGAGCACCGGATGCACAGCGAGTGGTACGACCTGCCGCAGTCGCTCGTCGACAAGATCGCCGCGACCCGCGCGCGCGGCGGCAACGTGATCGCGGTCGGCACGACGTCGATGCGTGCGCTCGAAGCCGCGGCGCGCAGCGCCGACGAAGCGGGCCGTTCGCTCGCGGCGATGCAGGCCGAGACCGACATCTTCATCACGCCGGGCTACCGTTTTCGCGTCGTCGACCGGCTCGTCACGAACTTCCACCTGCCGAAGTCGACCCTGCTGATGCTGGTGTCCGCATTCGCGGGCGTCGAGACGATCCGCGCCGCGTACCGGCACGCGATCGACGAACGCTACCGCTTCTTCAGCTACGGCGATGCGATGCTGCTCACACGGCGCGACACGCCGGAGGCGCCGCGCAGGTAA
- the recG gene encoding ATP-dependent DNA helicase RecG yields MPVSPRRSSAAVAASADPFDADDAALPAQSAEPRAAAPRRAGPKRGAAGRLAQPAAAAPDVEPGPGGDAEAAGASGAKRKKKPAVDKPVKTADKLAKLGLTRSIDLVLHLPMRYEDETTLTPIGELLPGGIAQTEGVVFDNEVAYRPRRQLVVKIRDDDGEQLVLRFLNFYGSQVKQMAVGQRLRVRGDVRGGFFGMEMVHPAVRVVEADAPLPQVLTPVYPSTAGVSQAYLRKAIENAVERTPLPELLPPEIERDYLKPLGVPTLAQAVRILHHPGVDSDEAALMDGSHPAWTRIKFEELLAQQLSLKRAHEERRTRAAPAMPRRTAADAGALTTRLYAALPFTLTGAQSRVVDEIAHDLTLAHPMQRLLQGDVGSGKTVVAALAAAQAIDAGYQAALMAPTEILAEQHARKLRAWLEPLGVSVAWLAGSLKAKEKRAAIEAAALGTAQLVIGTHAIIQDTVEFARLGLVIVDEQHRFGVEQRLALRAKAANAANGARDFQPHQLMMSATPIPRTLAMTYYADLEVSTIDELPPGRTPVLTRLVGDARREEVIARVREAALTGRQVYWVCPLIEESETLQLQTAVETYETLAAALPELKVGLVHGRLSPADKAAVMEAFTRNEVQLLVATTVIEVGVDVPNASLMVIEHAERFGLAQLHQLRGRVGRGTAASVCVLLYTGPLSLTGRERLKTMRETTDGFEIARRDLEIRGPGEFLGARQSGAAMLRFANLETDGWLIDPARDAAARLIAAYPDVVTQHLARWLGAREQYLKA; encoded by the coding sequence ATGCCTGTGTCACCACGCCGTTCCTCCGCCGCCGTTGCCGCTTCCGCCGATCCGTTCGACGCGGACGATGCAGCGTTACCCGCGCAAAGTGCGGAGCCGCGCGCCGCCGCGCCGCGCCGCGCGGGTCCGAAGCGCGGCGCCGCCGGGCGGCTCGCGCAGCCGGCCGCCGCCGCGCCCGACGTCGAGCCGGGCCCGGGCGGCGACGCCGAGGCTGCCGGCGCGTCCGGCGCGAAGCGCAAGAAGAAGCCGGCCGTCGACAAACCGGTGAAGACCGCCGACAAGCTCGCGAAACTCGGCCTCACGCGCTCGATCGATCTCGTGTTGCATTTGCCGATGCGCTACGAGGACGAAACGACGCTCACGCCGATCGGCGAACTGCTGCCGGGCGGCATCGCGCAGACCGAGGGCGTGGTGTTCGACAACGAAGTCGCCTACCGGCCGCGGCGCCAGCTCGTCGTGAAGATCCGGGACGACGACGGCGAGCAGCTCGTGCTGCGTTTTCTCAATTTCTACGGCTCGCAGGTCAAGCAGATGGCCGTCGGCCAGCGGCTGCGCGTGCGCGGGGACGTGCGCGGCGGCTTCTTCGGGATGGAGATGGTGCATCCGGCCGTGCGCGTCGTCGAAGCCGACGCGCCGCTGCCGCAGGTGCTCACGCCCGTCTATCCGAGCACGGCCGGCGTGTCGCAGGCGTATCTGCGCAAGGCGATCGAGAACGCGGTCGAGCGCACGCCGCTGCCCGAGCTGCTGCCACCCGAGATCGAACGCGACTACCTGAAGCCGCTTGGCGTGCCGACGCTCGCGCAGGCCGTGCGGATCCTGCACCACCCCGGTGTCGATTCCGATGAAGCTGCGTTGATGGACGGCTCGCATCCGGCGTGGACACGCATCAAGTTCGAGGAGCTGCTCGCGCAGCAGCTGTCGCTCAAGCGTGCGCACGAGGAGCGCCGCACGCGCGCGGCGCCTGCGATGCCGCGCCGTACCGCGGCCGATGCCGGCGCGCTGACGACGCGTCTCTACGCGGCGCTGCCGTTCACGCTGACGGGCGCGCAGTCGCGCGTCGTCGACGAGATCGCGCACGACCTCACGCTCGCGCATCCGATGCAGCGGCTGCTGCAAGGCGACGTCGGCAGCGGCAAGACGGTCGTCGCGGCGCTGGCGGCCGCGCAGGCGATCGACGCCGGCTACCAGGCCGCGCTGATGGCGCCGACCGAAATCCTCGCGGAGCAGCACGCGCGCAAGCTGCGCGCGTGGCTCGAACCGCTCGGCGTATCGGTCGCATGGCTCGCGGGCAGCCTGAAGGCGAAGGAGAAGCGCGCGGCGATCGAGGCCGCGGCGCTTGGCACCGCGCAGCTCGTGATCGGCACGCACGCGATCATCCAGGACACGGTCGAATTCGCTCGGCTCGGCCTCGTGATCGTCGACGAGCAGCACCGCTTCGGCGTCGAGCAGCGTCTCGCGTTGCGCGCGAAGGCCGCGAATGCGGCCAACGGCGCGCGCGATTTCCAGCCGCACCAGCTGATGATGTCGGCCACGCCGATTCCGCGCACGCTCGCGATGACGTATTACGCGGATCTCGAGGTGTCGACGATCGACGAGTTGCCGCCGGGCCGCACGCCGGTGCTGACGCGCCTCGTCGGCGATGCGCGGCGCGAAGAGGTGATCGCCCGCGTGCGCGAGGCCGCCCTGACGGGGCGACAGGTGTATTGGGTGTGTCCGCTGATTGAGGAGAGCGAGACGCTGCAGCTGCAGACGGCCGTCGAAACCTACGAGACGCTCGCCGCCGCGTTGCCCGAGCTGAAGGTCGGGCTCGTGCACGGGCGGCTGTCGCCGGCCGACAAGGCGGCCGTCATGGAAGCCTTCACGCGCAACGAGGTGCAGTTGCTCGTCGCGACGACCGTGATCGAGGTCGGCGTCGACGTACCGAATGCGTCGCTGATGGTGATCGAGCACGCGGAGCGCTTCGGCCTCGCACAGCTGCATCAGTTGCGCGGCCGCGTCGGGCGCGGCACCGCGGCGTCGGTCTGCGTGCTGCTGTACACGGGCCCGCTTTCGCTGACCGGCCGCGAGCGGCTGAAGACGATGCGCGAGACCACCGACGGCTTCGAAATCGCGCGGCGCGACCTCGAAATTCGCGGTCCCGGCGAATTTCTCGGCGCACGCCAGTCCGGCGCGGCGATGCTGCGCTTCGCGAACCTCGAGACCGACGGCTGGTTGATCGACCCGGCACGCGATGCGGCAGCGCGGCTGATCGCCGCGTATCCCGACGTGGTCACGCAGCATCTCGCACGCTGGCTCGGCGCGCGGGAGCAGTATCTGAAGGCCTGA